The Candidatus Palauibacter scopulicola genome includes a window with the following:
- a CDS encoding NifU N-terminal domain-containing protein — MTDSDIQITVEGTPNPHAAKFVLDRDLPGEGSRSYFDPESAAEDPLAARLFEVDGVRALLIVENFITVTKTATLGWPDLLDEIEEAILKALGTLR, encoded by the coding sequence ATGACAGACTCCGACATCCAGATCACGGTTGAGGGAACCCCGAACCCGCACGCGGCGAAGTTCGTGCTCGATCGCGATCTTCCCGGTGAGGGGAGCCGCAGCTATTTCGATCCCGAGTCCGCCGCCGAGGACCCGCTGGCGGCGCGCCTGTTCGAGGTGGATGGCGTCCGCGCCCTGCTCATCGTCGAGAATTTCATCACCGTGACGAAGACCGCCACGCTCGGCTGGCCCGACCTGCTGGACGAGATCGAGGAAGCCATCCTGAAAGCGCTCGGCACACTCCGGTAA
- a CDS encoding BTAD domain-containing putative transcriptional regulator has translation MLTLRCFGEVTASDARGARITLRSRKHMGLLLYLVAHPGIVHMREKLADLLWDSRDRKARHSLSQALYDIRSSIGPVIAVDISTVRLVPQRVSYELDAFERAFQARDHETVIDLYRGDFAPGLLNMGADEFERWLDAERERCRVLVAMALKNVQQAAEERGDWDQACLAALRLVRQNEFDEHAHSTLMRALCMKGDYASALAYYRALEKCGWVASADTLTETAAWARSQLDAAPPVVRERQEPHMSDRGGEFRQLSLALRSSRAAPVRLVLAGERGLGREDVVRHFARFVRGGGGLVQWLPPDLAETRENLASELGRHSGKNRLIVIRADVQDWAAVDEVTRSADFAGAMVVGFSNPAVARQAEAARLVDFTIPFDPLTTEACAASIQASERGWSRPQAVESARLSGGNPALARAILRAWMRHGFSPATAGDRESGGRLAYERSAEVRSLVGGQLESLSLPEERLATTLALLTHPARAHAESIVTGHSSQDALEGLREKGWLHSETGQWTVSRPLAGAVLAWNLPSDERTEVHLDAALTLEAAGLAARAAAASEFAAAGESSRAFGLACEVAKKALREGRSPVAGQAAALAFEHAAAGTDRLRSGFLLSEAEFQRGRFRRATSVLHQIAAVADTGNDLSRVQLALARADVATGDRLTVELHRQNLVEARSQATDPALLRALTVQMAVLEATESESLLDGHPGFERIRAHLRGIVREDAAYGGVWCDAFRLLFQRVGGRGGLAEARGVLETYRHGLGRLGYEGLRAATAAEFWVAMRGARLHDALQLLEDTSETLNENRHESANLNNLGAVLLELGNFERALDELGRSREMDEALETPPEARAYALLNQAQCFFFKGDYARCRDYMEPLLRRPGHAGRHPFGAQAWALSGLLAMTDDDQREVEACLELLGDGSNGVGENDLYLVTWFRAAAMGTRDRRETVANLIDAADHTAEIDRLSAEKLRVLAGTYSPANGPGDQREACSFLRSAGASWFVRFAHNWLRA, from the coding sequence ATGCTTACGCTGCGCTGCTTCGGCGAGGTCACGGCCTCGGATGCACGAGGGGCGAGGATTACGCTGCGGTCACGGAAACACATGGGGCTCCTGCTCTATCTCGTGGCGCACCCCGGCATCGTTCACATGCGGGAGAAGCTCGCTGACCTGCTCTGGGACAGTCGCGACCGGAAGGCGCGACACTCGCTCAGCCAGGCGCTCTACGACATCCGGTCGTCGATCGGCCCGGTGATCGCCGTGGACATCAGCACGGTCCGTCTCGTGCCGCAGCGGGTCAGCTACGAACTCGATGCCTTCGAACGAGCGTTCCAGGCCAGGGACCATGAGACCGTCATCGATCTGTACCGGGGCGATTTCGCCCCCGGCCTGCTCAACATGGGAGCCGACGAGTTCGAGCGCTGGCTGGACGCCGAACGGGAGCGCTGTCGCGTCCTCGTCGCGATGGCGCTCAAGAACGTGCAACAAGCGGCCGAAGAGAGAGGCGATTGGGACCAGGCGTGTCTGGCCGCGCTCCGGCTCGTGAGACAGAACGAGTTTGACGAACACGCGCACAGCACCCTCATGCGTGCGCTATGCATGAAAGGCGACTACGCCTCCGCGCTCGCCTACTACCGGGCACTCGAGAAATGCGGCTGGGTCGCCAGCGCCGACACGCTCACGGAAACGGCGGCGTGGGCCAGGAGTCAGCTCGATGCCGCCCCGCCCGTAGTCCGCGAGCGCCAGGAGCCGCACATGTCGGATCGAGGGGGCGAGTTCCGCCAGCTTAGCCTCGCTCTCCGTTCGTCCCGCGCCGCGCCCGTACGGTTGGTCCTGGCCGGCGAGCGCGGTCTTGGGCGGGAAGATGTGGTGCGGCACTTCGCCCGATTCGTCCGCGGAGGGGGAGGGTTGGTGCAGTGGCTTCCGCCGGATCTTGCGGAGACGCGAGAGAATCTGGCCTCGGAGCTGGGCCGACACTCCGGAAAGAACCGGCTCATCGTCATCAGAGCCGACGTTCAGGATTGGGCCGCCGTCGATGAGGTGACGCGGAGCGCGGACTTCGCGGGCGCCATGGTGGTTGGCTTCTCAAATCCGGCGGTGGCTCGACAGGCGGAAGCCGCGCGTCTGGTCGACTTTACGATCCCCTTCGATCCCCTCACCACCGAGGCGTGTGCGGCGTCGATTCAAGCCAGCGAGAGGGGCTGGAGTCGTCCCCAGGCGGTCGAGAGCGCGAGGCTCTCCGGAGGGAACCCGGCTCTCGCCCGGGCCATCCTCAGGGCGTGGATGCGTCACGGCTTCAGCCCCGCGACCGCCGGCGACCGGGAATCGGGCGGGCGATTGGCCTACGAGCGGTCTGCCGAAGTTCGGTCGCTCGTCGGCGGTCAACTGGAGTCCCTCTCGCTCCCGGAGGAGCGGCTGGCGACGACGCTCGCGTTGCTCACGCACCCTGCGCGCGCGCACGCCGAATCGATCGTGACTGGACATTCGAGTCAGGATGCCCTTGAAGGGCTCCGGGAAAAGGGCTGGTTACACTCCGAGACCGGCCAGTGGACCGTGAGCCGCCCCCTGGCCGGCGCCGTGCTCGCGTGGAATCTGCCGTCGGACGAGAGAACGGAGGTTCACCTGGATGCGGCTCTAACCCTTGAGGCCGCAGGTCTCGCCGCGCGTGCGGCGGCCGCCTCCGAGTTCGCCGCGGCCGGAGAGTCCTCTCGCGCTTTCGGCCTGGCCTGCGAGGTGGCTAAGAAGGCCTTGAGGGAAGGGCGATCGCCGGTCGCGGGTCAGGCCGCCGCGTTGGCGTTCGAGCATGCCGCAGCCGGAACCGATCGCCTGCGCTCCGGGTTCCTCCTCTCGGAGGCCGAGTTTCAGCGGGGACGGTTTCGGCGGGCCACTAGCGTGCTGCACCAGATCGCCGCGGTCGCCGACACCGGGAACGATCTGAGCCGTGTCCAGCTTGCGTTGGCGCGGGCGGACGTGGCGACGGGCGATCGCCTCACGGTGGAGTTGCACCGACAGAATCTGGTGGAAGCTCGCAGCCAGGCGACGGACCCGGCGCTCCTTCGCGCGCTGACCGTGCAGATGGCCGTGCTCGAGGCGACGGAGTCCGAGTCCCTGCTCGACGGGCACCCCGGTTTCGAGAGGATCCGCGCGCATCTTCGCGGGATCGTCCGCGAGGACGCCGCCTACGGGGGTGTGTGGTGCGACGCATTTCGGCTCCTCTTCCAGAGGGTTGGAGGTCGAGGCGGTCTCGCGGAGGCTCGCGGGGTGCTCGAGACCTACCGTCACGGGCTCGGTCGGCTCGGCTACGAGGGCCTCAGGGCCGCCACCGCCGCGGAGTTCTGGGTGGCCATGCGAGGGGCACGGCTTCACGACGCCCTCCAGTTGCTCGAAGACACCTCCGAGACCTTGAATGAGAACCGGCACGAGTCCGCGAACCTCAACAACCTGGGCGCCGTCCTGCTCGAACTCGGCAACTTCGAGCGGGCGCTCGATGAACTCGGCCGCAGCCGCGAAATGGACGAGGCGCTTGAGACTCCACCCGAAGCCCGGGCCTACGCCCTGCTGAATCAGGCGCAGTGCTTCTTCTTCAAGGGGGACTACGCTCGGTGCCGGGACTACATGGAGCCGTTACTCCGGCGTCCCGGGCACGCGGGTCGGCATCCGTTCGGGGCGCAGGCATGGGCACTCTCCGGCCTTCTGGCCATGACCGATGACGATCAGCGGGAGGTGGAGGCCTGCCTCGAGCTCTTGGGGGATGGTTCCAACGGCGTCGGGGAGAACGACCTCTACCTGGTGACCTGGTTTCGTGCCGCGGCGATGGGGACTCGCGACCGCCGGGAAACCGTCGCGAATCTCATCGATGCTGCAGACCATACCGCCGAAATCGACCGGCTGAGCGCCGAGAAGCTGAGAGTGTTGGCCGGCACCTATTCCCCGGCGAACGGACCCGGCGATCAACGCGAGGCCTGCAGCTTCCTGCGGTCGGCCGGCGCCTCCTGGTTCGTGCGCTTCGCACACAACTGGCTGCGCGCGTAA
- a CDS encoding BlaI/MecI/CopY family transcriptional regulator, whose protein sequence is MEIKFTTRELDLMAVLWERGASTVAEVQEGLGDELAYTTVLTILRTLEEKGYVGHTQEGKAYRYHTLVGRDCAGASAVRRLVQKMFQGSPELLLTHLVSDRALSKEDLENLRGLVDERLSSKE, encoded by the coding sequence GTGGAGATCAAGTTCACCACGCGGGAACTCGACCTCATGGCGGTGCTGTGGGAGAGAGGGGCCTCGACCGTCGCGGAGGTGCAGGAAGGCCTCGGCGACGAGTTGGCCTACACCACCGTGCTCACGATCCTCCGGACGCTGGAGGAGAAGGGGTACGTGGGGCACACCCAGGAGGGGAAAGCCTACCGCTATCACACGCTCGTGGGGCGCGACTGCGCCGGCGCGAGCGCGGTGCGCCGGCTGGTTCAGAAGATGTTCCAGGGGTCGCCCGAACTGCTGCTCACGCACCTCGTCTCGGACCGGGCGCTCTCGAAGGAGGACCTCGAGAACCTGCGCGGTCTCGTCGACGAACGCCTCAGCTCGAAGGAGTAG
- a CDS encoding TonB family protein, giving the protein MVIAWIGYCLLISGLLALAALASERALGHFRKPVRWAWFGAIAGSVTVPVVAFFAPGLLPGFGVSSAAPAVGLSGLTVATATPEVPATAASAGGAFDAAAVGTVLGWGWLLLAAAMIGYLGRIYGRLRAEMRTWKPGRVAGSAVMISDERGPAVVGIRRSVVVMPKWIPELDDRLLRLVFLHEREHQRAGDHRLFAAAVTALVLMPWNPVVWWQLSRLRLAIEFDCDRRVLGRGESRRDYADALITVGSRVSGPLLAAAAFAERKPAVERRLRRMTEPPANMRLLRTLGASGLAMVAVLFVLGCPGPESGVNAPEAPTATVTPPSEASDWVPPVVPGEDAIGRGDRPSFIAFDRPPVLQNATEVGDALVQAYPQNLKEAGIGGRVEMWLYVDTSGMVRNSELKTSSGSDILDDAAARVVATMRFEPAMNRDQPTDVWVSQWVTFQIAADADTPPARSISVGDEGAPLVIVDGVIQSEGTSLGDLQALDIDHVEIIKGPKAIELYGERASNGVIEITTKDGAAGSDAPVDDRPSFIWSRMREGAPSRTPPPTDRGLEIEDIVRTGVLDDADGDRLLEVRIVPRPENMPDPLIVIDGVISDATGLSELGTLDIDHVTIVRGARAHETYGEKAGHGVIEITTKAGARDSGSKE; this is encoded by the coding sequence ATGGTCATCGCCTGGATCGGATACTGCCTGTTGATTTCGGGACTCCTCGCCCTGGCGGCCCTCGCCTCGGAGCGGGCGCTCGGGCACTTCCGGAAGCCCGTGCGCTGGGCGTGGTTCGGTGCGATCGCCGGGTCCGTGACGGTGCCCGTGGTTGCCTTCTTCGCGCCCGGACTCCTTCCCGGTTTCGGGGTGTCATCCGCCGCCCCGGCGGTCGGGTTGAGCGGCCTGACGGTCGCAACCGCGACGCCGGAAGTGCCCGCAACGGCCGCGTCGGCCGGTGGAGCTTTCGACGCGGCGGCGGTCGGCACGGTGCTGGGGTGGGGCTGGCTGCTCCTGGCCGCCGCCATGATCGGCTATCTCGGGCGCATCTACGGCCGGCTGCGGGCGGAGATGCGGACGTGGAAGCCGGGCCGCGTGGCGGGATCCGCGGTCATGATTTCCGACGAACGGGGGCCGGCCGTCGTCGGGATCCGGCGCTCGGTCGTCGTCATGCCGAAGTGGATCCCCGAACTCGACGACCGGCTGCTCCGCCTCGTCTTCCTCCATGAGCGCGAGCACCAGCGCGCCGGCGACCATCGGCTCTTCGCGGCGGCGGTCACCGCGCTCGTCCTGATGCCCTGGAACCCGGTCGTGTGGTGGCAGCTGTCCCGGCTGCGGCTCGCGATCGAGTTCGACTGCGACCGCCGCGTGCTCGGTCGGGGGGAATCGCGGCGTGACTACGCGGACGCCCTCATCACTGTCGGGAGCCGCGTCTCCGGGCCGCTGCTCGCCGCGGCCGCCTTCGCCGAACGGAAGCCGGCCGTGGAACGGCGCCTGCGCCGCATGACCGAGCCGCCCGCCAACATGCGTCTGCTCCGAACGCTGGGCGCCTCGGGGCTGGCCATGGTCGCGGTCCTCTTCGTCCTCGGCTGCCCCGGGCCCGAGAGCGGCGTGAACGCGCCGGAAGCGCCCACCGCGACGGTGACTCCGCCCTCAGAAGCCAGTGATTGGGTGCCCCCGGTGGTGCCCGGCGAGGACGCCATCGGGCGCGGCGACCGGCCGTCCTTCATCGCGTTCGACAGGCCTCCGGTGCTTCAGAACGCGACGGAAGTGGGGGACGCGCTGGTGCAAGCCTACCCGCAGAACCTCAAGGAAGCGGGAATCGGCGGGCGGGTCGAGATGTGGCTCTACGTCGACACGTCCGGCATGGTCCGGAACTCGGAACTCAAGACGAGCAGCGGCAGCGACATCCTGGACGACGCCGCCGCGCGCGTCGTCGCGACGATGCGCTTCGAGCCCGCGATGAACCGCGACCAGCCGACCGACGTCTGGGTCTCCCAGTGGGTCACCTTCCAGATTGCGGCCGACGCGGACACTCCCCCCGCTCGTAGCATTTCCGTAGGCGATGAGGGCGCTCCCCTCGTCATCGTCGACGGCGTCATCCAATCCGAGGGCACGAGTCTGGGAGACCTCCAGGCCCTCGATATCGACCATGTCGAGATCATCAAGGGTCCGAAGGCCATCGAGTTGTACGGCGAGCGGGCCAGCAACGGCGTGATCGAAATCACGACCAAGGACGGCGCCGCCGGCAGCGATGCTCCGGTGGATGACCGCCCATCCTTCATATGGAGCCGCATGAGGGAAGGGGCCCCCTCCAGAACGCCACCCCCGACCGACCGGGGCCTCGAGATCGAAGACATCGTTCGCACGGGGGTCCTCGACGATGCCGACGGGGATCGCCTGCTGGAGGTCCGGATCGTACCCCGCCCGGAGAACATGCCCGATCCGCTGATCGTCATCGATGGCGTGATTTCCGATGCCACGGGGCTCTCGGAACTCGGTACGCTCGACATCGATCATGTCACGATCGTGAGAGGTGCGCGCGCCCATGAGACGTACGGAGAGAAGGCCGGACATGGCGTGATCGAAATCACGACAAAAGCGGGTGCGAGGGACAGCGGTTCGAAGGAGTAG
- a CDS encoding TonB family protein has protein sequence MVIVWIGYCLLISGLLALAAFATERALGHFRKPVRWGWFAAVVGSVALPFAALLAPGLLPGLGASPWAPLVELSEAVVVASAPAAPGAAESTAWFGTGALSVFAGGVWALLVAGMLFHLGRAYRRLRLEMRTWTPGRVLGSPVLIADGRGPAVVGIRRPVVVMPRWIPELDDRLLRLVFLHEREHQRAGDHRLFAVAVAALVLMPWNLFLWWQVSRLRLAIEFDCDRRVLERGESPRDYADALITVGGRVSAPLLAAAAFAERKPAVEQRLRRMTEPLARLRIPRTLGATGVAALAIILVLGTPQPEAPMDAPAPAADAAPGHEVEGNQLVRPDEGAAPAERPTFVAYDTPPVMQNVGEIQQILERAYPLNLKNAGIGGRVEMWLYVDLSGAVVNQEIKTSSGNDTLDQAAMEVAAQMRFRPASNRGEPTAVWVSQWVTFRVI, from the coding sequence ATGGTCATCGTTTGGATCGGATACTGCCTGCTGATTTCGGGACTCCTCGCCCTGGCCGCCTTCGCGACCGAGCGGGCGCTGGGTCACTTCCGGAAGCCGGTGCGCTGGGGCTGGTTCGCGGCGGTCGTCGGCTCGGTGGCGCTCCCGTTTGCGGCGTTACTCGCTCCCGGCCTCCTCCCGGGCCTCGGCGCGTCGCCGTGGGCTCCTCTCGTGGAGTTGAGTGAAGCGGTCGTCGTGGCCTCCGCGCCGGCCGCGCCCGGGGCGGCGGAATCCACGGCGTGGTTCGGCACCGGCGCGCTTAGCGTGTTCGCGGGCGGGGTCTGGGCCTTGCTCGTGGCGGGGATGCTCTTCCACCTCGGGCGGGCGTACCGGCGCCTGCGGCTGGAGATGCGCACGTGGACGCCGGGTCGCGTCCTCGGATCGCCGGTCTTGATCGCGGACGGCCGGGGCCCCGCCGTGGTCGGAATCCGACGCCCCGTCGTCGTGATGCCGAGGTGGATCCCCGAACTCGACGACCGGCTGTTGCGCCTGGTCTTCCTGCACGAGCGCGAACACCAGCGCGCTGGCGACCACCGTCTGTTCGCCGTGGCCGTCGCGGCCCTCGTGCTGATGCCGTGGAACCTCTTCCTGTGGTGGCAGGTGTCCCGGCTGCGGTTGGCAATCGAGTTCGACTGCGACCGCCGCGTCCTGGAGCGGGGCGAGTCCCCGCGCGACTACGCGGACGCACTCATCACGGTGGGTGGCCGTGTCTCCGCGCCCCTGCTGGCCGCGGCCGCCTTCGCCGAGCGCAAGCCGGCCGTGGAACAGCGGCTGCGCCGCATGACCGAACCGCTGGCCCGGCTCCGCATTCCGAGAACGCTGGGAGCTACGGGCGTGGCGGCGCTCGCCATCATCCTCGTCCTGGGCACCCCCCAGCCCGAGGCGCCAATGGATGCGCCCGCGCCCGCGGCCGATGCCGCCCCGGGTCACGAGGTCGAAGGGAACCAGCTGGTCCGCCCGGACGAGGGAGCCGCGCCGGCCGAGCGGCCGACCTTCGTCGCGTACGACACGCCCCCGGTTATGCAGAATGTTGGCGAGATCCAGCAGATACTCGAGAGAGCCTATCCGCTGAATCTGAAGAATGCGGGCATCGGCGGCCGGGTCGAGATGTGGCTGTACGTCGACCTGTCCGGCGCCGTGGTCAACCAGGAGATCAAGACGAGCAGCGGCAACGACACGCTGGACCAGGCCGCCATGGAAGTCG